tttagaGCTGATAGAGACGATAATCCAAGAAGTAAATATGGAGTTTGCAGCGAATGTATTTGGAGTATTTATGAGCCAGCTCCTTGTCGTGATAGACGTGATGGAGGCCAGCCTCAGTGTTTTCCTTGGGCTTCTTAgtcatttaaaatatttttccctTCATTTACTttagtaataatataaataaaataatttggtgTTTGAATTTGTGGTTACctattttttagtttctcaTGTGTTAATAGATTAGGTTGTTCTTATAACCATGAAAATCTGAATTCACGACTAATCAAGACATTGATGACGAGGCAACGTTTTCATAACGATTAAAGTGAATATatggtatatataatattggTTCACCGCTTATTCTCGTAGATCCGGAAGAAGCAGAACAACCTTAATATACTCGCACGAAATCTAGTCAAAGAATGTTAATAATTGGAGTTCAAACTTTCCGGAGTTCGTGTTAAGAATGAATAGCGCACATAAATTTAAACCGCAAGAGAAGCAATTATTTCGTGTAATTAAAGCACAAAAACGCCGTCAATTTGGACTTAGAAGTTCTTAAGGAAACAACTAAACTTTGGTAAAGAAAACCTCtcaagagatagagaaaaattGTTACGAAAATTCGACATTTTTTTCACTTCCAACAAAACTACGAGACAGAGATTAGTAAGTTATtaaaatgtagtttttttttttgaatggtCCTGTAAAAGTGGCTTAGCAGTCTCCTCAAATGGGTTGGGGACTCTCTCTTGTATGAAAGATCAtggatctaattttttttttttggtaaccGTAGACACCTTAAATGGCAAGGATACCCAATTTCTATAGATCTCGAGGATTAATTTAGGTTCAGCCCATGATTTACcctgtttataaaaaaaaaacagaacatgagaaatctattttacaaaaatgaacATGGCAATATGCAACATTGTTTGGTCTACGTCGGTTGTACACCGTGTGAAACACGTCTAAATGGAAAATACTACTAGAGTTAAAGTAGTCATCATTCCATGGGACCAATGAACATCTACCACATGTGTGATAGAATTCAGTGTCATTATTGTATAAGGTAAGTAGTAGCATATACAAgcataaaaataataatatctccCCTTTTTAACCATTATTTTGCTCGTTTTTTAACATCCCATCATCATTCAtagtttctctctttatatGTAAATTCACAATAACATTTTAGAAGACGTCCATtagttttcttacaaaaatatatataaaaaagttgtGAATAATTGGACTAGCTAAATAtgactaaaaagaaaaacctacTAAAGAAGTAAAGATGACAAATAGAATCCTATTAGacaaaaatatcttattttgAGATATTTAACCTTCTACTTCCCAAAAGTAAATTAGatgagatattttattttgtatgctAGCAACTACCAATAGACATGTTTACTtgaaaatacataattaattataagcTATATAATCTACAGattttcacttctttttgtttaattgacAAATTTACATCCTTTTAAATATGACTGGATATGGtatattaaatgtttttgtcaaggaaataacaaagaaggtaatagttgacaaaaaaaattaattcataAATACCACTTCACAGAAaatcaaagtatatatattacaaacgAGCAAAATACATCCATGGCTTCCTCAACAAATCACCAATTCATTTCCATGCTAATCACAGTTCTAGTTATCTTCAAAACATCGTTAGCGTTTGAAAACTTTTCATCTGTCGATGGTAATTTCCCGTTCTCACCTAAACATGTTATAATCATCAACACTTTGCACCCACATGGAAAATTATACGTGCACTGTAGGAATAAAGGGGAAGATTTAGGGCTTCATAAGATAGAATATCGAGAACAAATAGATTTCAGGTTTCGTGTCAATCTACGCAGAACAACAACATACACTTGTAAATTCTCGTGGCCAGGAAATGAAAAGACGTTCGATATTTTTAGAGCGGATAGAGACGATAGTTCAAAAAGTACAAGTGGAATATGTAGAGAATGTATTTGGTATATTTGTGAGACAGGTCCATGTCGTGCTAGACGCGATGGAGGGGATCCATTCTGTTTTTCATGGACATCTTAGAGATTGACTGGTATATCAGATTAACAGATGAAAAGACAAATTATGAAATATCGGAATCAATAAAAAGATGGCACTTttaaattgaatatatatgtttttttttcaaatgccaaaaattaatatttagtaGATGAATAAAGTGTCTTTAGTTTAGttataatttcaaaacctTTACTTGAAAATACATCATTATAAGCTTTATTATCTACAGATTTTCacatctttttgtttaattgacAAATTTCACATCATTTTAAATATGACTAATTATATGGTATATTAAATGTTTTGTCAAGGAAATAACAAGAAGATAATAgttcacaatttttttaattcataaataCTACTTCacagaaaatccaagtatatTAAAAACCAGCAAAATACATCCATGGCTTCCTTAACAAATCACCAATTCATTTCCGTGCTAATCACAACTCTAGTTATCTTCAAAACGTCATTAGCGTTTGAAAACTATACATCTGTCGATGTTGATCTTCCGTTTGCACCTAAACATGTTATAATCATCAACACATTGAACCCACATGAAAGATTGGTCGTGCACTGTAGGAATAAAGGGAAAGATCTAGGGGTTCATGCGTTAGAACCTCAAGAACAAATAGATTTCAGGTTTCGGGTCAATCTACGCAGAACAACAACATACACTTGTACATTCTCGTGGCCAGGAAATGCAAAgacatttgatatttttagaGTAGATAGAGACGATAATTCAAAAAGTACATGTGGAATATGTAGAGAATGTATTTGGTATATTTGTGAGACAGGTCCATGTCGTGCTAGACGCGATGGAGGGGCTCCTTTCTGTTTTTCATGGACATCTTAGAGATTGAATGGTATATCATATTAACAGATGAATAGACCAATTGTGAAATATCGGAATCAATAGAATAACGACACTTTTAAATTGaagagaaatgttttttttttccaaatgcCAAAAAACTAGTATTAGATAGATGAATAAAGCTAAGTTTGTTTAGTTTGgttataatttcaaaacatgcaagaaaaattaaataaccacgtgttatttttatgttttatcatTGATCACAGTTTTATGAATAATAACTAAGTACTCATCAGAATTGTTGAAAACGTGAAAAAACTGCATACCAATCAAGCTCTTAATCATCGTAGAATATTTCtggtatttttctttcatttcgtTGTATCCGAATAGTATTAAATAGACAAATAAGCTGTTTGAAATTGTTGTTACATATTTTTCACTATTTGTCACTAAAACCTATATAAGCCTATTTACATCCCCATGCAATTTCATATACGTATGTTTTATATTCTCTCTAAATCCAAGACGGGCTTTGATTATTCTACAGCAAAGTATTTGAGTGTCTCTTTCCATTTCTCTTACTTTATCAGTTGTATACTTGTATAGTATAAAGGACTCTAACCCGAGGTTGAGATGGAACTGTGAGCTTCATCCATCTACTTTGTCCTTTGCAAACCAAATAGTCACCAAATcatgtgtgtttgtgtgtaattttgttttgctttgtgtgCTTGTATATTATGAAACATATCATATAgcgttttattttatttaaaccaataattttttgaagtaaaattattattacatatacATTAATTGATATGAAACATACATAagttgtataaatatattagatattattttataattttaacagaaaacaaaattggaattttctgattaaatttaattcttattatatttttagaattttctgaatatttaaaatttaactaagtttaattgatattatatttttgggaataatttaaattataaatgtattggTAAAATCTGATTAGAAATATGATGAAAATAGATAATCCTATTTATtgtgaatatttatttttagatttaaatatataaaagtaataGAGGAAAGATGTCAAGATTATGAAGCTCccaaatcttaattttttgtatatattcaattttcCATATTAAATCTCTTTAGTTAGGttgttttaattgaaattttgtttttaattatttactatatttttaattggaaattgctttttttttttatgttgttggaatatttatatataatattaatgacaatttttgtaaataatctAGTAAATGATGAACAACGAATTAAGTTGGTTGAGAATTGCTCTGCTTGCGTCACGTCAGCATGATATCTCTGTAAATACTACAGTAGCTAAAggttattttcttaagtatgtttcttaattaatatatagggGATAGAGAGATCTTATCATTTTTTCacactttaaaaaatattaattaattaaagaacAATAAAGATAACTAATTATTAgttagattatttttaaagaacaatagacctttttttttttggtagggaAAGAACAATAGATTTTAACTTCCTTTCTCCCCTCCTAAtgagtaattaaatgatatataatcaatttttccCATCTACATATAAATACTACTTTcgaaacaaggaaaaatattGTGTCACAAACCAGTAAACCCTTCCATGGCTTCCTCAACAAATAACCACTTCACTTCCGTGcttctctcatttttatttatcctAAAAAAGTTGTCATCTTTGGGAAATCATTCGTCCAACGATGGAATTTTGCTATTTTCACCTAAACATGTCGTGATCTACAACACATTGACCTCACGTGCAACATTGGTCGTACATTGTGTgaataaagagaaagatttggGGATACAAAAGCTCCCAATCGGAGCTAGTTTCGATTTCAGGTTTCGTGTCAATCTTCGTAAAACAACAACGTATAATTGCACTTTCGAGTGGCCCGGAAGTATAgagaaatttgatatttttaggGCAGACAGAGACGACAATGAAACAAGTCCTATTGGGATATGTAGAGAATGTATATGGTACATTTATGAACCAGCCCCTTGTCGTGAAAAACGTGACGGAGGCCATTCTATATGCTTTACATGGGATCGATAGAGgctcttttatatatattttatgggATTTTAATTGCTTTACagtgtgacaaaaaaaaaaaaaaaaaattgctttaCAGTATTTGTTGCATCTTATTTTCCTTCTCGTGGTTTATAATGGTAATAAAATAAGCATATTTAAGGGTTACTATATCTTGTGAATTGTGATCATAGACTAAATTTCTTATACACCTACAACATTTTTAATCTCTTGGTTACAAATGTTTGTTGGCGTTTTATTACATGCTATGATATAGTGTAGGGAAATTCAAAGAAATGCAGAGAAGTATGGAAATGGAGTTGTCGAGATAATTAAGGAGAAGTAATGAGCTTGATAAACTTCAGTCTATTATAATTTTCATggaaactttttgttttgacattatTGGATCATATTCTGTCTAACCCCACTTCAGGTCAAAGAAGAAAGCGTTTACacaaaacttccaaaaatatagaaaaaatatgtattcAAAAAGTTGTGTGAAATCCGGAAGTACTCGAGGAAAGGGAAACAAATATTGTATGTAGTCAAATACTAAAACgtaaaatgagaaaaaggtaaataaataaaagaaaaagaaagaggaaagagTCAAGAGAGCATATATTCCCAACTAATGTTTCCAGTTATGTTGTGAGAATAAGATTTGAAGAACAAGCGTAAAAGCAAACTCCAACAACTACATGTTTTTAATCTCCATATCTGTGCAACAATCGTGAAAATAAAATCcttctttttaatctttattgTGGCCAGAGTAATGTTTTTGCGTTTGGGATCATTCTTGATTGTTACTACAGAACATGGTAAATGATAAGAACCATAAGTCAAAGGAATCTAAGGAGAGATTGAAATGGAGTTGTGAGCTTCAAAACAGATTCATCGATGCTGTTAATCAACTTGGTGGGCCAGAAAGTTCGTCTCTATCTTCTTTGTCCTTCTGAAAACTCTTAATCAAGGAATCAAGAAGTGTTTGTGGTTTGGTCTTATGCACatttcttgattgttttttcatttttttctctttgttatgTGTGATATCAGAAGTGATGCCTCAGGGTTTGATGAGGATTATGGAGATTCCTGAGCTTACTTTGTACCAtcttaagacaaaaaaagttCATCAACCTTTTCccagaacaagaacaaaaaaaggcacaagttttttttacaaaagcTTCTTATGTAAATCCTAATTCTCGGACTCAACACCATCACTGTTTCCACCGTCCTGCGCAGAAAAATCTCTAATTCTCCGACCATCGTTGAAACTGAACCTAACCCAAATCTCATTCCCatcgtttcttttcttcccaATCTCATCTCCATCAACAGGCATCTCGTACCTACAAACAGGACACGACCCATGAAACCCTAACCATTTCTCTATACATCCACCGTGAAACCTATGCTTACACGGCATCTCCTTCACCGTCTCCTCGGACTTCCACTCCTCCAAACAGATCACACACTCTCCTTCACAGCCATCAATCTCAACGATCGGCATCGCATCGATGGAAGCCTTGGACGCAGGAGGACGACCTTCCTCACGTGACTCCAGTAAGCTACGAAGCAGAGGATTCATTCCTGATGAGCCTTCGAGCACAATCATTCCTTGTGTAAAAGGGTTGACTAAAATGATTCTCTCACGCGATGAagcaacatcatcatcatctccgtTTGATGATTCTTGATCAGAGAAGCCTAAGAGAAAAGGCAAGAAGAGATATAAATCTCTGTTCCTCAAAAACCTTCCGGAAACAGAGGATGTCTCTGTTCCAACTTCAGCTTCTTGTTCTGTCGCCATCGCAAACAAACTAttgttttgaagaaattgGTCGTTTCAAGATTTAAGGGAGTTGCGTATGAATGTTGTGGAAAGATCTAGAAATTATTAACGCAGAAGACTTTTCTTCCCATGGGcctaaaataaattaagttgAAGACAATGATTGATGTTATCGATATGCTTATCCATTAGCAAATATCtatgttatatttttctctgaCTCAACGTTATGATTTGTCTAAACTCTCCTCATTCCAGAGAGTTATACTTCAAGACGACGAAGGGTgtttttgggaattttgaAGGCTGTTGCACATATTTATATGCATGATGGTggataagaagaaaagaaaaagttccACTGGTTTCGGATCTTTACTTGAAGTGACACGATTCACTCCCTAGTGGATTACACGTAAACATTTGTGAAGAGTAAGCAATGACAATTGATTCAtatcaaattctcaaaagataaaatatgCTCCTATTGTTATTTATCAGTTGAAAGTTTTAGTACATCTTTGTAATATACACAcgtaaaagtaaaactaaacTGCAAATCTAGTCTACTtgtacaacaaacaaacaaaatcaaatattttgtgacCAAAGAATGAACTCTTTTCTTATGTACCTGTGGAAGGACACGTGAACCAAAACGCAATGGTTGAAATATGTGCGTTCACGTTTTACCATTCGCGGCAGCAAAGAGAGCGTTTGGTTTCTTGGTATTTACGCCAAAGGCAAGTCATTTCGGCAGGGCTTTGGTAATGAGCAACCACATAACCATCCTTGCATCCATCACTAATGATCCTTCCATCGTTTTCGTAATGAGGCTCGAGTCCATGTTTTGTCAGCTCAGCTATCCATATCCCCATTGCCACATCTTCTAGCTTAAACATCTAttcacaaatttcaaaaattttcaCAATCCATTTCTATGTGAATCCGGAAATGTGATTGAATGGAGTTAGCATAGAGTAGTACAATACCTTTAGGTTTCCTTCTTTGAAAAGCTTACCAACCGATTCTGCTATGTCACGAGATACAATGTAGCCTGGACCATGCGCCCATGGTGGATATTTCTCTTCAGGCCATTCCTGTTTTTTGAGTAGAAACTTCGTTAAATGAATCAGAAATCAGTCTATTTGCAAACATAGCTATGTCAGATTGTGTTGTACCTCATAACTGATGTACCATTTGCTATCAGGGTTTCGAATAGGTTGAGAGTCGGAATTGATCAGTCCGTATATTAACCCGCGAGTGTTGTTGGTCATTGATAAAGAAAGTAACACTTCATCTACACGAACAAAGGCGTCATCATCCGTTTTCATGATGAACTTGGCTGAGTCAACCTCTGTCTGTTTAAAATATGACGTTAGTGAGGCAAAACAGTAAAGACTACTCAACTGTGGCTAGGAAGAAACATGACAAAGACAACTATATTATTACCCCGAAGATGCAGATGGCTAGTGTTTTCCAACTGATGAGACTGTAATAATCAACAAAGGGCATTAGCTGAACATCACCGTAAGTCCGAGCCTCGTTCCAGAGTTCCAAGTTAACAAGAGGACTTTTGTGCTGCATTACCAACCACAAAGAAAATCATCATTTAGAATTATGCAATTCCAACATACTCCTGATATTTTCAGAGAGGGAGAAAGCTTACAAGGCCAACAAAAAAGCGTACTGCAACTCTTCCAGATCTTACATCATCATACTGCATCCATGTTCTCCTCACAGCCATCCgtcttttaaaattgtttgcAGTGGAGAAAACACCAATAACGAGATCCAGTGGCCTTAATGGTGAAAGGGTAGGTGATTTTAGTGCCTCTAGATCAACAACGTGCTCTGATTCTTCTGATGTGGGCAAACCGCTGGCAAGAATGGATATTAACCTAAAGTCACCTGTAATCCGTATTTCACTAACAAGCCACGGTTCCAGTGTCTGAAAGACGAAGAACCCATATGAGACACTAAACATTTGATGGAAAATTGCTAAGAGCagtagaaaaatatataagaagagTGATGATATTACATCGCGGAAAGCAAATGAAGTTATATGTTTCCCATCAACTGTCATCTGCATTCCCTCTGTTCCCACCCTAAGTGTAGCAACCGATAAGAAACCCTGCTTGAAAGGAAAgtatttttcatgtttagaTGCTTCCCTGGCTACTGGAACTCCCCTTGAAGTGTTGGACTGCAAGCTAGTTGAAGAAGTTCGGTTAATTTCTCCACCAACCATCTTGTTGCATTCATCCAAGTCATCCACTGTGTATTATAATCATGTCAACACAGACTTATTCATGGAGGATCAAGTGACTACATTTATGTAAGCGGGTGAAACTATACTTGCATTCACCTTTCTTATTCATATCAGGATCAAATTTTGGACAGCGTTCCTCAGCTCCCCAGTCCTGAGATGCCGTCCAGCTGTTTTGAACAATCACAGGGTCTTCCGTCGATTTGTCACCAAGAAGCCTAACATTATAATGCACAATGATGGGTGGATCAGGCTCCCCTGGAAGCGGTTGTCCCGTTAGATCAATCCGAAAACTACCAACAAGACCATCTGGGATGCCAATAACTGTGATGGAGGAACCCTGAGTCAAACCACAAGGAATTTGCAACTTCAGACTACTCCCATCAGCTTCAGTAGCATTCATTTTGCTTAGAAACTGAGGACAAAGCTCCTCTTTTCCTTTCCTCGT
This sequence is a window from Arabidopsis thaliana chromosome 1 sequence. Protein-coding genes within it:
- a CDS encoding Plant self-incompatibility protein S1 family (Plant self-incompatibility protein S1 family; FUNCTIONS IN: molecular_function unknown; INVOLVED IN: biological_process unknown; LOCATED IN: endomembrane system; CONTAINS InterPro DOMAIN/s: Plant self-incompatibility S1 (InterPro:IPR010264); BEST Arabidopsis thaliana protein match is: Plant self-incompatibility protein S1 family (TAIR:AT1G26798.1); Has 216 Blast hits to 204 proteins in 11 species: Archae - 0; Bacteria - 0; Metazoa - 0; Fungi - 0; Plants - 216; Viruses - 0; Other Eukaryotes - 0 (source: NCBI BLink).) — translated: MLITVLVIFKTSLAFENFSSVDGNFPFSPKHVIIINTLHPHGKLYVHCRNKGEDLGLHKIEYREQIDFRFRVNLRRTTTYTCKFSWPGNEKTFDIFRADRDDSSKSTSGICRECIWYICETGPCRARRDGGDPFCFSWTS
- a CDS encoding Plant self-incompatibility protein S1 family (Plant self-incompatibility protein S1 family; FUNCTIONS IN: molecular_function unknown; INVOLVED IN: biological_process unknown; LOCATED IN: endomembrane system; CONTAINS InterPro DOMAIN/s: Plant self-incompatibility S1 (InterPro:IPR010264); BEST Arabidopsis thaliana protein match is: Plant self-incompatibility protein S1 family (TAIR:AT1G26797.1); Has 35333 Blast hits to 34131 proteins in 2444 species: Archae - 798; Bacteria - 22429; Metazoa - 974; Fungi - 991; Plants - 531; Viruses - 0; Other Eukaryotes - 9610 (source: NCBI BLink).), yielding MASLTNHQFISVLITTLVIFKTSLAFENYTSVDVDLPFAPKHVIIINTLNPHERLVVHCRNKGKDLGVHALEPQEQIDFRFRVNLRRTTTYTCTFSWPGNAKTFDIFRVDRDDNSKSTCGICRECIWYICETGPCRARRDGGAPFCFSWTS
- a CDS encoding Plant self-incompatibility protein S1 family (Plant self-incompatibility protein S1 family; FUNCTIONS IN: molecular_function unknown; INVOLVED IN: biological_process unknown; LOCATED IN: endomembrane system; CONTAINS InterPro DOMAIN/s: Plant self-incompatibility S1 (InterPro:IPR010264); BEST Arabidopsis thaliana protein match is: Plant self-incompatibility protein S1 family (TAIR:AT1G26796.1); Has 35333 Blast hits to 34131 proteins in 2444 species: Archae - 798; Bacteria - 22429; Metazoa - 974; Fungi - 991; Plants - 531; Viruses - 0; Other Eukaryotes - 9610 (source: NCBI BLink).), which produces MASSTNNHFTSVLLSFLFILKKLSSLGNHSSNDGILLFSPKHVVIYNTLTSRATLVVHCVNKEKDLGIQKLPIGASFDFRFRVNLRKTTTYNCTFEWPGSIEKFDIFRADRDDNETSPIGICRECIWYIYEPAPCREKRDGGHSICFTWDR
- a CDS encoding RING/U-box superfamily protein (RING/U-box superfamily protein; FUNCTIONS IN: zinc ion binding; EXPRESSED IN: 20 plant structures; EXPRESSED DURING: 11 growth stages; CONTAINS InterPro DOMAIN/s: Zinc finger, RING-type (InterPro:IPR001841), Zinc finger, C3HC4 RING-type (InterPro:IPR018957); BEST Arabidopsis thaliana protein match is: RING/U-box superfamily protein (TAIR:AT1G14200.1); Has 9899 Blast hits to 9869 proteins in 270 species: Archae - 0; Bacteria - 0; Metazoa - 2681; Fungi - 828; Plants - 5098; Viruses - 14; Other Eukaryotes - 1278 (source: NCBI BLink).), which translates into the protein MATEQEAEVGTETSSVSGRFLRNRDLYLFLPFLLGFSDQESSNGDDDDVASSRERIILVNPFTQGMIVLEGSSGMNPLLRSLLESREEGRPPASKASIDAMPIVEIDGCEGECVICLEEWKSEETVKEMPCKHRFHGGCIEKWLGFHGSCPVCRYEMPVDGDEIGKKRNDGNEIWVRFSFNDGRRIRDFSAQDGGNSDGVESEN
- the GALT1 gene encoding galactosyltransferase1 — its product is MKRFYGGLLVVSMCMFLTVYRYVDLNTPVEKPYITAAASVVVTPNTTLPMEWLRITLPDFMKEARNTQEAISGDDIAVVSGLFVEQNVSKEEREPLLTWNRLESLVDNAQSLVNGVDAIKEAGIVWESLVSAVEAKKLVDVNENQTRKGKEELCPQFLSKMNATEADGSSLKLQIPCGLTQGSSITVIGIPDGLVGSFRIDLTGQPLPGEPDPPIIVHYNVRLLGDKSTEDPVIVQNSWTASQDWGAEERCPKFDPDMNKKVDDLDECNKMVGGEINRTSSTSLQSNTSRGVPVAREASKHEKYFPFKQGFLSVATLRVGTEGMQMTVDGKHITSFAFRDTLEPWLVSEIRITGDFRLISILASGLPTSEESEHVVDLEALKSPTLSPLRPLDLVIGVFSTANNFKRRMAVRRTWMQYDDVRSGRVAVRFFVGLHKSPLVNLELWNEARTYGDVQLMPFVDYYSLISWKTLAICIFGTEVDSAKFIMKTDDDAFVRVDEVLLSLSMTNNTRGLIYGLINSDSQPIRNPDSKWYISYEEWPEEKYPPWAHGPGYIVSRDIAESVGKLFKEGNLKMFKLEDVAMGIWIAELTKHGLEPHYENDGRIISDGCKDGYVVAHYQSPAEMTCLWRKYQETKRSLCCREW